The following nucleotide sequence is from uncultured Draconibacterium sp..
AACCAATTTGAAGTGCAGTTTCTGGATGATTCGATGAATCAACTTTATGCGAAAGAAGAAAAAATGGCGCGGTTTATCGAGTTTGTTGCCTTGTGGACGATTTTATTATCGGTTGCGGGATTGCTGGGGCTGGTAATTTTTATTAGTCGTGACAGGATAAAAGAAATTGGCGTGCGGAAAGTGAACGGAGCTACTATTTCCGAAGTCGTAGTTTTACTCAATAAAGACTTTATAAAATGGGTAGCAATCGCATTTGTTATCGCCTCTCCGGTTGCGTACTACGCCATGCACAAGTGGCTCGAAAATTTTGCCTATAAAACAACATTAAGCTGGTGGATTTTTGCTTTGGCAGGTTTAATGGCTCTGGGAATTGCGTTGTTAACCGTGAGTTGGCAAAGTTGGCGGGCAGCTACGCGAAATCCTGTTGAAGCACTGCGATACGAATAATAAAAAACGAAAACTATGCTACGATTTAAAATAAAACTGGCATTCAGGAATTTGTTGAAGAATAAGCTGTATTCATCGCTTATTATTGGTGGGTTTGCCATAGGTTTTACAGCCTGTATTTTAATTGCCTTATTCTACAGCTCTGAGCACAATGTGGACAAACACTTTGCCCGGCACGAAAAAATTTATCGTTTGTACGATGCTAAAAGGAATGAATCGGGACTCGATTACAAAATCAATGCTGTGATTGCGGAACACTACCCGGATGTTGAAACAGCCTGCCCACTTGGTTTCTCTTATTTTCCGATCACGCTTAAAGATTCTGAAACACGAAATTACACGCGCGTAGAGTATATTATCTCCACGAATAATAACTTTTTCGATGTATTTTCAATACCCGTTTTATCCAGCATGGAAGAGAAGCCTTTTAGTCAGTTGAACTCGGCAGTAATTACCGAGTCGGTGGCTAAAAAACTTTTCGGAGATGAGAATCCGCTGGGAAGAACAATTAAAGAAGAATTTTTTACAGCAACGGTTACCGCTGTTATGCAGGATTTGCCCGAAAATTCGAGTTTTAAAGCAGAGTTGCTTTTGAACAGCGAGAATGAGGACTTTCAGATGGCGCAAGCATGCGATAACGGTGTTTGTATATTTCCAACCGAGCACTTTCTCTTGTTAAAAAATGATATCGATCCTGATGATTTTTCGGTCAAGATGAATGCCTCTATCGGGCAATTCAATACCACTACCGACAGTCTGGCGCTGCAAAGTTTATCCGATATTTATCTTTCTCCGCAAAAATTGGGTTGGACAGATGAGCATACCAAAGGCAATTCAAAAATGCTGTTCATTTTTATGGCAATTGCTATTCTGATTATTCTTCTTTCCAGCATTAATTACCTCAATTACACGGTTTCAATGCAGTATGCGAAAATGAAAGAAATTGGCATCAACAAAACCAATGGTGCAGGGAAACCACATTTGCTCGTTGATTCGCTGATTGAAGTTACCTTAGGAATTTTAATTGCACTGACCATTTCAGTTGTGTTGGTGTCGCTGCTTTTACCGACAACCGGAACCTTATTTGGAAGAGAAATCCATCTTGCCGATGTTAATCTTCAACATTTGCTGCCTGTTATTCTGGGCACCATAGCTTGCATTATTTTTCTGAACAGTTTAGCACCTATCTATATTTTGTCGCGCTTTAATATTACCGATTTTCTGCAGGGAGGACGGAGAAGAAATGGTAAACAATTTGGGAAACAGCTTATGCTCACCTTTCAGCTAACGGTTTCCATTGCCCTGATTGCAATTGTGATGCTCATTTTTAAACAACTGCAGTATGTAAAACATTATGATTTAGGTTTTAACGAGGAACACCTGTTGAGGATAGAACTTCCTTGGCTGAGTGAAAACCAGACGGCTTTGAGAAATGAATTCAGCGATCTTCCTTTTGTGTCAGGCAGTGCATTGAGTAACGGTTATCCCGGGCATATTAATATGAGTATGGGAAGTGGGGTGGAAGACGATGAATTTATGGTTGAATGTATTTATGTAACTGAAAATTTCCTGGAAACAATGGGCGTTCAGCTGCTTGATGGAAGAAATTTTTTGTCGGGCGATAAAGGAAAAGCCTGTTTAATGAATGAAGCTGCAATAAAACGTTATGGTTGGGAAAATATTGATGGCAAAAAATTTAATAATGGCAGAGAAGGCGGCTACAATTTAGTGGGTAAAGTGAATAACTTTAACGTGGAATCACTGCATTCTACTTTAAGTCCGGTTGCCTTGATTTATGAATCAGACCGTGAGTATAATACGCTTTCACTGCGACTGATTCCCGGAAACGTTGGACAACAAATTAGTGAACTTCGGAAAGTTTGGGGACGCCTGTTACCGGAAGATCCTATGGAATTTGCGTTTTACGACGACCAGTTTCAGGCCATGTATGTAAAAGAAGATAAACTGGCAAAGTCAATCACTTTCTTTTCAATAATTGCAATTGTACTTACATGCATGGGAATTCTGGGGCAAATCTTCCTGATAAGTTTAAACCGGACCAAAGAAATTGGTGTGCGTAAAGTAAACGGAGCAACTGTTTCTGAGATTTTGGTTCTGCTAAATAAAGATTTTGTGATTTGGGTAGTGGTGGCTTTGGTTATTGCCACTCCAATCGCATACTACGCCATGAATAAATGGCTCGAAAACTTTGCTTATAAAACCACTTTAAGCTGGTGGATTTTTGCTCTTGCTGGAGTGTTGGCTTTGGGAATTGCATTGCTGACCGTGAGCTGGCAGAGTTGGAGGGCAGCAACGAGGAATCCGGTTGAGGCTTTACGTTATGAATAAAAAATTTGTATGGTAACCAATCATTAAAAAAGCACAATGTTTAAAATCTATTTTATCCGGGAATTAAGGTCTCTAATTCAGAATAAATATGTTTCTGTATTGAAGATCAGTGGATTAATAATTGGCCTTTGGGTTTTTATGGTAGCCGGTTATTATGTATTACACGAAACGAGTTTCGATTCCTTTCAGGATTCCGCAGGGAATAAATTTAGTATAGAAGCCCAGGACAGATTTGGGGAAGATTATTTTCAGTTTCCTTTGCCTTATGTTCTTTGTGGATCGTTATCCAACCGTTATCCTGAAGTGGTTAAAAACACGAGTTTTAATAGTAAAACGACCTCTATTTATATTAAAAATGAAAACACTGTAATTAAATCGGGGTACGACGAAATAGGCTTTGTTGAAAAAAACTTCTTCGATTTCTTCAACTTCAGTTTTGTTGCAGGGAGTGCAGAAGAAAGCTTTAGCTCACCGAATCCGTTGATTATATCGGAGGACATTGCGCGAAAAAGTTTCGGAAAAGTTGATGTTATCGGTACTCCTGTTACACTTATCGTAGAAGATCAACTTCTTAACTACACAATTACCGGTATTATTAAAAACCCGGCAAGCAATTCAAATGTCAGCTATCATTGGATTGGAAGTCTTTCGCACTACTTGCAGGCTCAGGGCAAAATGGATTATAAATCGGATTGGAACTACCAGTGTAAAAACTTTATTGAACTGGCTCCAGGAACAGATTTATCTGCTTTTACAGCAAAACTTACACAGGATTATGTTCGGCTCGCCCAATTGGAAGATGCGCCAACACTATTATTAACCACACTTAATAAGTTGCATGTTAATTTGCGCTTAATAATTTTCATCACATTGGGTGTTCTTATTCTTCTCATATCAATAATTAATTATGTTCTTTTAAATACAATTGAAAAAACACAACAAATTCGTTATTGGGGAATAGAGAAAGTTTCAGGCGCTGGAAAAATTCATCTATTGATGAAGAATGTAATATCTATTATCATTTACGCCTTTATTGCAATTATCATCGCATTTGGATTGTTTAAGCTTACATTACCATACTTCCCCAATTTTGTTGGCAGCGAGGTACCATTCAATGCTATAATTGACTTAAAAAAGATCTTTATAGGGGCAATCATTTGTTCTTTGTCCATTATTACCCTTTCATCGGTTATCAATCAAATAATTAGCGGGAATGTAAAACCCATTGAAATTCTTCAAAATAAGCTGAGCAAAGGAAAAACCAGTAAAATTCTTTTTAACTCACTTCTGACATTTCAACTGATAGCATTTATTGCTTTAATTTCTGCTTCGGTACTAATTCGGAAACAGCTATTATTTATGCAGGAAAGCGATCTAGGATTTAATAAAGAATCATTAATATCAATGAATATTGCACCTGACGATGTTCATGCTTACCAGGTATTTAAGGAAGAACTTCGAAAAAATCCAAGCATCAAAAATGTCGCCGGAACCAACAATCTCCCGCTTACAAAATATAGTATGATTTACGGCGAAGAATTTACTGACAGTATGGGGAATCAACAGATAAAAACAACTGAGTTTATTAATGTTGATAATGATTATTTTAATACAATGGAGATAAATTTCATTCAGGGCAATGATTTTGACGAGAATGATAAAAATCAATGCATCGTTAATCAAACCCTGGTTAAAGAACGCGGAGTAAAAGATCCCTTGAATGAAACAATTAAGCTGGGAGGAACAGCTTACCGGATTTGTGGCGTTATCGACGATTTTCACAACAAGTCGATGCAAATGTCAATAATGCCATTTGTTGCCCATTACAATCCTGATAATATATCTCATGTCATTGTTCGCTTTTCCGGTAATCCTGACGAATCAATTGCTCTTATGAAAGAAGCGGCAAAAAAATATTTTCCCAATACTATTTTTGAATATGAGTTTTTTGATCAGCGAATCAAAGCAGCTTATAATTCAGAAAGGAGGTTCAGCAATATTATTCACCTTTTAACTGCACTTTCGATATTAATTGCAGTACTTGGATTGCTTGGTGTTTCCTATTTTTCTTCTCTTTTAAGGATTAAAGAAATCGGCATTCGAAAAGTGAATGGCGCCAAAATCTCCGAGATACTTGCCATGCTAAACAAAGACTTTGTAAAATGGGTGGCCATTGCGTTTGTTATTGCTACACCAACTGCTTATTACGCCATGAATAAATGGCTTGAAAACTTTGCCTATAAAACCACTTTAAGCTGGTGGATTTTTGTACTGGCAGGAGTGTTGGCTTTGGGAATTGCATTATTAACGGTGAGCTGGCAGAGTTGGCGGGCGGCTACACGAAATCCTGTTGAGGCACTAAGGTATGAATAAGTCCCCTTAGAGAATTTAGAGGAGGAGAAACAAACTGAACCATTGCGACTAAAAACCAATAACCATGATAAAAAACTACTTAACCACAGCACTTCGGTTTTTAAAACGAAACAAACTTTTTGCCGCAATAAATATTATGGGGCTTTCACTCGCATTGGCAGCTTCGTTTATCATTCTTTTATTTGTAATCAACGAGTTGAGCTACAACACTTGCTTTAAAAACCGAAAGCAGATTTACCGCGTGCTGAACTATAACGCTGATGTAAAAGTAATGGATGAAGGTGCGCCCTATATTCTTACAAAGCATTTACAAGACGAATTTCCGCAGGTTAAATATGTGGCACCAACCAGATTGATGTCGGGATTTAGTGTGAAGTTGAATGAAGATTATATTCCTGTTGATCGGGTTGTTAGAACCAATTCTGACATATTTAATGTCTTCGACATTGATGTTCGTGGTCAGCAGGCGAATATTCTCGACGAACCCAATTCCATTGTCCTTTCTGCAGAACTGGCACAAAAACTTTTTCCGGGAAAAGATCCTATTGAACAGGAATTGATTGCCCAAATTGACGAGAAAGACGAAGTTTTAGAAGTTAAGGGAGTTTTTGATAATTTTCCTGTGAACTCAACTTTGCAGGCCGATTGTTTTATTCATTCAAAGTGGACACTGCAACAGATTAATTCGAGGATTAAAGAGAGAGATGCTGAAACAGACTGGCGTTCCATGTACTGGCAAACCTGGTTATTACTGGATAAAAACAATAGTGGGGACTCGCTTAATGAACAGTTTCGCTCGTTAGAGAAAGAGGTTTTTGGTAACGAAGACAAATATGATTTCTCCCTCCAATGTTTAACTGATGTTTATTTTGGATCGCAGGATATTAACAGCGGATTGCCACAAGGTAACCTGAAAAATATTCGGATATTTTCGGCCATTGCTTTGCTCGTTATTTTAATTGCTTCACTCAACTATATTATTCTTTCAACAGCGGTTTCAACCGGCAGATCAAAAGAGATTGGGATTCGAAAAACCAATGGTGCCGGGGCAAAATCCATACGTCGGCAATTGCTGAATGAATCGGTAATTTTGGCAGTTCTGGTTTTACCCGTTGCACTGTTTCTCGCCTGGATGGGGAAACCTTATGCGGCAGAACTATTTCAGACCAAACTACTGATCCTTAAATCAAATATTTTCATTTATGTTGCTATATACGTGGCGCTAACCTTGTTTATTGGATTGGTGTCAGGGCTGTATACCGCGTCGTTTTTATCAAAACTGAATGTAATCAGTATTTTAAACAATTCGGTGCGTGCAGGAAAACGAAAGACACATGTGCGGTCTGCCCTGGTTGTAGCTCAGTTGGTAATTTTCTGCATTTTTGTTTCGAGCACGCTAATTATTCATTCTCAATACAAGTATGCGCTGGAGAAAGATCCGGGCTATTACAACAAGGATGTTTTGTTTGTTGATATGGGGATGAATTCTCAAAGCTCAAAAGCATTTACAAACAGCATAAAAGCTTATCCGGATGTACTGGCAGCCGGAGGAGCAATAGATGCTTTACCGATGACCACTTTTTTCCCTTATCCGATGGAACTTCCGGGCGATAAATCGAAAAAAATACCTATCGAGCTTCTGGCTGTTGATTATAATTTTGTTGAAGCGATGGGAATCCAAATAATTGATGGAAGAGGTTTTTCTCAAGAACTTGGAGATGATGAAAACTCCTATGTCCTAAACGAAAATGCAGTTAAAGCATTGGGATTAACCGATCCGGTTGGGAAAAAAATTGATGTAGTTAACGGAACCGTAATTGGCGTGGCCAGGAACTTTAATTTGCACTCATTACACAGCGAAATTCCGCCTTTATTAATGGTTGCATCAGACGACTTTGCTCAGCAGGTTGCCAT
It contains:
- a CDS encoding ABC transporter permease, producing MLRFKIKLAFRNLLKNKLYSSLIIGGFAIGFTACILIALFYSSEHNVDKHFARHEKIYRLYDAKRNESGLDYKINAVIAEHYPDVETACPLGFSYFPITLKDSETRNYTRVEYIISTNNNFFDVFSIPVLSSMEEKPFSQLNSAVITESVAKKLFGDENPLGRTIKEEFFTATVTAVMQDLPENSSFKAELLLNSENEDFQMAQACDNGVCIFPTEHFLLLKNDIDPDDFSVKMNASIGQFNTTTDSLALQSLSDIYLSPQKLGWTDEHTKGNSKMLFIFMAIAILIILLSSINYLNYTVSMQYAKMKEIGINKTNGAGKPHLLVDSLIEVTLGILIALTISVVLVSLLLPTTGTLFGREIHLADVNLQHLLPVILGTIACIIFLNSLAPIYILSRFNITDFLQGGRRRNGKQFGKQLMLTFQLTVSIALIAIVMLIFKQLQYVKHYDLGFNEEHLLRIELPWLSENQTALRNEFSDLPFVSGSALSNGYPGHINMSMGSGVEDDEFMVECIYVTENFLETMGVQLLDGRNFLSGDKGKACLMNEAAIKRYGWENIDGKKFNNGREGGYNLVGKVNNFNVESLHSTLSPVALIYESDREYNTLSLRLIPGNVGQQISELRKVWGRLLPEDPMEFAFYDDQFQAMYVKEDKLAKSITFFSIIAIVLTCMGILGQIFLISLNRTKEIGVRKVNGATVSEILVLLNKDFVIWVVVALVIATPIAYYAMNKWLENFAYKTTLSWWIFALAGVLALGIALLTVSWQSWRAATRNPVEALRYE
- a CDS encoding ABC transporter permease; translation: MFKIYFIRELRSLIQNKYVSVLKISGLIIGLWVFMVAGYYVLHETSFDSFQDSAGNKFSIEAQDRFGEDYFQFPLPYVLCGSLSNRYPEVVKNTSFNSKTTSIYIKNENTVIKSGYDEIGFVEKNFFDFFNFSFVAGSAEESFSSPNPLIISEDIARKSFGKVDVIGTPVTLIVEDQLLNYTITGIIKNPASNSNVSYHWIGSLSHYLQAQGKMDYKSDWNYQCKNFIELAPGTDLSAFTAKLTQDYVRLAQLEDAPTLLLTTLNKLHVNLRLIIFITLGVLILLISIINYVLLNTIEKTQQIRYWGIEKVSGAGKIHLLMKNVISIIIYAFIAIIIAFGLFKLTLPYFPNFVGSEVPFNAIIDLKKIFIGAIICSLSIITLSSVINQIISGNVKPIEILQNKLSKGKTSKILFNSLLTFQLIAFIALISASVLIRKQLLFMQESDLGFNKESLISMNIAPDDVHAYQVFKEELRKNPSIKNVAGTNNLPLTKYSMIYGEEFTDSMGNQQIKTTEFINVDNDYFNTMEINFIQGNDFDENDKNQCIVNQTLVKERGVKDPLNETIKLGGTAYRICGVIDDFHNKSMQMSIMPFVAHYNPDNISHVIVRFSGNPDESIALMKEAAKKYFPNTIFEYEFFDQRIKAAYNSERRFSNIIHLLTALSILIAVLGLLGVSYFSSLLRIKEIGIRKVNGAKISEILAMLNKDFVKWVAIAFVIATPTAYYAMNKWLENFAYKTTLSWWIFVLAGVLALGIALLTVSWQSWRAATRNPVEALRYE
- a CDS encoding ABC transporter permease, with the protein product MIKNYLTTALRFLKRNKLFAAINIMGLSLALAASFIILLFVINELSYNTCFKNRKQIYRVLNYNADVKVMDEGAPYILTKHLQDEFPQVKYVAPTRLMSGFSVKLNEDYIPVDRVVRTNSDIFNVFDIDVRGQQANILDEPNSIVLSAELAQKLFPGKDPIEQELIAQIDEKDEVLEVKGVFDNFPVNSTLQADCFIHSKWTLQQINSRIKERDAETDWRSMYWQTWLLLDKNNSGDSLNEQFRSLEKEVFGNEDKYDFSLQCLTDVYFGSQDINSGLPQGNLKNIRIFSAIALLVILIASLNYIILSTAVSTGRSKEIGIRKTNGAGAKSIRRQLLNESVILAVLVLPVALFLAWMGKPYAAELFQTKLLILKSNIFIYVAIYVALTLFIGLVSGLYTASFLSKLNVISILNNSVRAGKRKTHVRSALVVAQLVIFCIFVSSTLIIHSQYKYALEKDPGYYNKDVLFVDMGMNSQSSKAFTNSIKAYPDVLAAGGAIDALPMTTFFPYPMELPGDKSKKIPIELLAVDYNFVEAMGIQIIDGRGFSQELGDDENSYVLNENAVKALGLTDPVGKKIDVVNGTVIGVARNFNLHSLHSEIPPLLMVASDDFAQQVAIHYKAETLGNVLPLIKSEWQKIIPDEPMNYKTMDEFLKEVYTEEKNLSVIVSVSAFFALLIASFGLFGLTLFIMKSQTKEIGIRKVCGSSGQGIVLSFLSQNFIMVIVATLLSIAPTIFVMNKWLSNFAFKTGISWWVFVITFVFASIVALSTVLFHSYRASRINPVEALRYE